The bacterium genome includes the window ATGGCTCCCATGGACGAGAACGAGCTGAGGGATATGCTCTCTTTCGCGGTAAAATACTATGATGGTCCCGTTTCCATCCGTTATCCCCGCGGCTCAGGCACCGCCAGGACACTGCTCAAATCGTTCAGGCCCCTGGAACCTGGCAAAGCCGAGGTTCTTTTCGAGGGGAAAGATGCTGCCGTCCTTGCCATCGGAGAGACTGTCACACCTTCACTCGAAGCCGCGAAGATACTGGCTGACGAAGGAATCAAAGTGACCGTGGTCAACATGCGCTTTGTGCAGCCGCTCGATACCGGCCTGCTCGACAGTATCGCCGAAAAAGGGAAACCCATAATCACGGTCGAGGAGAATGTTCTTGCGGGAGGTTTCGGTTCCGCTGTTCTTGAATATTATGCGCTTAAGGGTGTTCGTCCGCATATAACGATGATCGGTGTTCCAACCGAATTCGCCGGACAGGCGTCCCGGAAAAGGCTTATCCACCGTTACGGTCTCGATACTCCTTCTATCGCCGAAACCATACGGAAGGCTGTCAGGTCATGAAAGTCGCCATTGTGGCAAATATCCGTAAAGAAGGTATCAGGACACTTATCCCCGCCTTCATCGACCAGCTCGGTGCCGAGGGTATCGATGCGGTTCTCGACGAGGAAATTCATGGAATCATCGATGACCGTTATTCATACCGCCCGGTGGGTACTCTCTTTGACGGTGTCGGTTTAATCATATCGTTCGGCGGCGACGGAACCATTCTCCAGACGGCGAAGCTTTCTGCCGGTACGGGAATACCGATACTCGGCGTGAATCTCGGAAAGGTCGGTTTTCTTGCCGAAATCTCACCGGATGAAATAAGCGCCGTTCCCCCGATGATAAAAAACGGTGAATACGAAATTCTGAGCCGCATGGCCTTTTACGCCGAAACGAGCTGCGGTAACCGGTATTTTGCGCTCAACGATGTTGTCGTCGACCGTAACGCGGACACGAGAATTCTCGGTCTCTCCATCTCGGTCGACGGTATCTTTGCCGGAGAGTTGAACGCCGACGGGCTTATCGTGTCCACCCCAACCGGCTCCACGGCTCATTCGATGGCTGCCGGCGGGCCGATTGTCATGCCCGACTGTTCGGTTTTTGTCCTGACGCCGATATGCCCCCATTCGCTGACCATCCGGCCCATGATTATCGAGGGTTCGCGCGAGATAGCTCTCGGCATCACGGAAGGATGCGGGCGGATGGCGGTGGACGGCCAGAGCTTTGTCGATGTCCCGACGGGTTATACCGTGAAAATCAAACGGGCTGAAGAACCGGTCCGGATCGCCCGTTTCAGGAATAAAACCTATTTTGATATTCTCCACACACGGCTGAGGTGGGGCGTCAGCCTCAAGTTGAAGAATGCTTGAATCCCTGACAATTCGGAATTATGCAATTATTGCAGAAATGACCGTACAGTTTCCCGGCGGTCTCACCGTAATCACCGGAGAAACCGGCGCCGGGAAATCCATTGTCATCGATGCGCTCGAACTCGTGCTCGGAGCGCGGGCATCCGCAGAGATGATCAGAGCCGGCTCCGATGAGCTCGAAGTATCCGGCGTCTTCACCCATGACGCTTCTATCCGCGACGAGGAGTTTCCCATCGGAGAGGACGATGATGTCCTCATTCTTCGCCGCGAGGTTCGGGCAGACGGTTCGAGCAGGTGTTTTGTCAATGACCAGCCGGTTACCCTGAAGTCGCTCAAAAAACTCGGCGACCGTCTCGTCGATCTCCACGGCCAGCACGATCACCAGTCCCTTCTGATGGTTACTGACCATGTGCGGTTTCTGGACGGCTATGGCGGACTTGGGGAACGTGCTGAGGCGGTCGGTCGTCTCTTTCATGAATATGTCACCGTCCGCGCTTCCATCGCCCGGATGAAGGAGCGTATCGAAAACTCGCGCCGTGACAGGGATCTTTACCGTTTTCAGTCCGATGAGATCGACAATGCGAACATTCTGCCGAACGAGGACGAGGAACTCGAACAGTCCATCCGTCGCCTGTCACGCGCGACCGAGTTGAAAGAACTCGGATGGCGTGCTTTCCAGGTGTTGTCAGATGCCGAAGGTTCGGTGGAGGAGGTTCTCGGCAGTCTTGCGGGAA containing:
- a CDS encoding NAD(+)/NADH kinase, which produces MKVAIVANIRKEGIRTLIPAFIDQLGAEGIDAVLDEEIHGIIDDRYSYRPVGTLFDGVGLIISFGGDGTILQTAKLSAGTGIPILGVNLGKVGFLAEISPDEISAVPPMIKNGEYEILSRMAFYAETSCGNRYFALNDVVVDRNADTRILGLSISVDGIFAGELNADGLIVSTPTGSTAHSMAAGGPIVMPDCSVFVLTPICPHSLTIRPMIIEGSREIALGITEGCGRMAVDGQSFVDVPTGYTVKIKRAEEPVRIARFRNKTYFDILHTRLRWGVSLKLKNA